One stretch of Glycine soja cultivar W05 chromosome 7, ASM419377v2, whole genome shotgun sequence DNA includes these proteins:
- the LOC114418372 gene encoding 3-methyl-2-oxobutanoate hydroxymethyltransferase 2, mitochondrial-like isoform X2 translates to MACLLRARNPCYSLMRRIRIRCMSNVPENTVYSGPTSQSSTKRVTLSQLRQKHRASQPITMVTAYDYPAAVHLDTAGVDICLVGDSAAMVVHGHDTTLPITLEEMLVHCRAVARGAKTPLLVGDLAFGTYESSSNQAVDTAVRMLKEGGMDAIKLEGGSPSRIVAAKAIVEAGIAVMGHVGLTPQAISVLGGFRPQGKNVASAVKVVETALALQEAGCFSVVLECVPAPVAAATTATLQIPTIGIGAGPFCSGQVLVYHDLLGMLQHPHHAKVTPKFCKQYARVGDVINKALLEYKEDVINGSFPDAHHSPYKISKTDADVFSTELQRLGLDKAASAASEAVQKMDTTKSTSEGKQTK, encoded by the exons ATGGCGTGTTTGTTGAGAGCGAGAAACCCCTGTTACTCTCTGATGAGGCGCATTCGAATCCGGTGCATGAGCAACGTTCCCGAGAACACGGTGTATTCGGGGCCCACCTCGCAGAGCTCGACCAAGCGCGTCACGCTGAGCCAGTTGCGCCAGAAGCACCGCGCCTCCCAGCCCATCACCATGGTCACCGCCTACGACTACCCCGCCGCGGTGCACCTCGACACCGCCGGCGTCGACATCTGTCTCGTCGGCGACTCTGCGGCGATGGTGGTCCACGGCCATGACACCACTCTCCCCATCACGCTCGAGGAGATGCTCGTCCACTGCCGCGCCGTGGCGCGTGGAGCCAAGACGCCGCTTCTCGTTGGGGACTTGGCTTTTGGGACCTACGAGTCCAGCTCCAATCAG GCGGTGGATACTGCGGTTCGTATGTTGAAAGAAGGGGGAATGGATGCCATAAAACTGGAGGGAGGGTCGCCTTCGAGAATTGTTGCAGCAAAGGCTATTGTTGAGGCTGGAATTGCTGTCATGGGCCATGTAGGCCTTACTCCCCAGGCCATTAGTGTTTTAGGGGGGTTTAGACCTCAAGGAAAGAATGTTGCTAGTGCTGTCAAG GTTGTAGAGACAGCGTTGGCTTTACAAGAAGCAGGGTGCTTTTCCGTTGTTCTAGAGTGTGTGCCTGCACCGGTTGCGGCTGCAACCACGGCAACCCTTCAAATTCCTACAATTGGAATTGGGGCTGGACCCTTTTGCAGTGGACAA GTGCTAGTTTACCATGATCTGCTTGGTATGCTACAACACCCTCACCATGCAAAG GTTACTCCAAAATTTTGTAAGCAGTATGCACGTGTAGGAGATGTCATCAATAAAGCCTTACTGGAGTATAAGGAAGACGTGATAAATGGTTCATTTCCTGATGCTCACCATAGTCCATACAAAATCAGCAAAACAGATGCAGATGTTTTCTCAACTGAGTTGCAAAGGTTAGGTCTAGACAAGGCAGCATCTGCAGCATCTGAAGCAGTTCAGAAGATGGATACAACCAAATCAACTAGTGAagggaaacaaacaaaataa
- the LOC114418372 gene encoding 3-methyl-2-oxobutanoate hydroxymethyltransferase 2, mitochondrial-like isoform X1 encodes MACLLRARNPCYSLMRRIRIRCMSNVPENTVYSGPTSQSSTKRVTLSQLRQKHRASQPITMVTAYDYPAAVHLDTAGVDICLVGDSAAMVVHGHDTTLPITLEEMLVHCRAVARGAKTPLLVGDLAFGTYESSSNQVMLAVDTAVRMLKEGGMDAIKLEGGSPSRIVAAKAIVEAGIAVMGHVGLTPQAISVLGGFRPQGKNVASAVKVVETALALQEAGCFSVVLECVPAPVAAATTATLQIPTIGIGAGPFCSGQVLVYHDLLGMLQHPHHAKVTPKFCKQYARVGDVINKALLEYKEDVINGSFPDAHHSPYKISKTDADVFSTELQRLGLDKAASAASEAVQKMDTTKSTSEGKQTK; translated from the exons ATGGCGTGTTTGTTGAGAGCGAGAAACCCCTGTTACTCTCTGATGAGGCGCATTCGAATCCGGTGCATGAGCAACGTTCCCGAGAACACGGTGTATTCGGGGCCCACCTCGCAGAGCTCGACCAAGCGCGTCACGCTGAGCCAGTTGCGCCAGAAGCACCGCGCCTCCCAGCCCATCACCATGGTCACCGCCTACGACTACCCCGCCGCGGTGCACCTCGACACCGCCGGCGTCGACATCTGTCTCGTCGGCGACTCTGCGGCGATGGTGGTCCACGGCCATGACACCACTCTCCCCATCACGCTCGAGGAGATGCTCGTCCACTGCCGCGCCGTGGCGCGTGGAGCCAAGACGCCGCTTCTCGTTGGGGACTTGGCTTTTGGGACCTACGAGTCCAGCTCCAATCAGGTCATGCTC GCGGTGGATACTGCGGTTCGTATGTTGAAAGAAGGGGGAATGGATGCCATAAAACTGGAGGGAGGGTCGCCTTCGAGAATTGTTGCAGCAAAGGCTATTGTTGAGGCTGGAATTGCTGTCATGGGCCATGTAGGCCTTACTCCCCAGGCCATTAGTGTTTTAGGGGGGTTTAGACCTCAAGGAAAGAATGTTGCTAGTGCTGTCAAG GTTGTAGAGACAGCGTTGGCTTTACAAGAAGCAGGGTGCTTTTCCGTTGTTCTAGAGTGTGTGCCTGCACCGGTTGCGGCTGCAACCACGGCAACCCTTCAAATTCCTACAATTGGAATTGGGGCTGGACCCTTTTGCAGTGGACAA GTGCTAGTTTACCATGATCTGCTTGGTATGCTACAACACCCTCACCATGCAAAG GTTACTCCAAAATTTTGTAAGCAGTATGCACGTGTAGGAGATGTCATCAATAAAGCCTTACTGGAGTATAAGGAAGACGTGATAAATGGTTCATTTCCTGATGCTCACCATAGTCCATACAAAATCAGCAAAACAGATGCAGATGTTTTCTCAACTGAGTTGCAAAGGTTAGGTCTAGACAAGGCAGCATCTGCAGCATCTGAAGCAGTTCAGAAGATGGATACAACCAAATCAACTAGTGAagggaaacaaacaaaataa